Proteins found in one Aquila chrysaetos chrysaetos chromosome W unlocalized genomic scaffold, bAquChr1.4 W_unloc_2, whole genome shotgun sequence genomic segment:
- the LOC121232932 gene encoding LOW QUALITY PROTEIN: histidine triad nucleotide-binding protein 1-like (The sequence of the model RefSeq protein was modified relative to this genomic sequence to represent the inferred CDS: deleted 1 base in 1 codon) — protein sequence MAPVSARSTRADPPRGRGQAATTDETANRDAGSAGGDLAAQWAPRRAWPSGGSAGATTGAVVAGEIVGARAARPGGATTVFGKITGKALPANVIYEDEERLAFHDLSPQAPTLFLVTPEEPIIGLSDAEGSGESLLGHFMIVGKKRAAHLGLTNGFRMVVDEGPEGGQSVCHVHLHILGGRQLGWPPG from the exons ATGG CCCCGGTAAGCGCCAGGTCGACGAGGGCGGACCCGCCAAGGGGGCGGGGACAAGCGGCAACGACAGACGAGACAGCCAATCGAGACGCGGGATCGGCCGGCGGCGATCTGGCGGCCCAATGGGCGCCGCGGAGGGCCTGGCCGAGCGGAGGAAGCGCGGGGGCGACAACGGGCGCTGTCGTGGCTGGCGAGATTGTTGGGGCGCGGGCCGCCCGGCCCGGTGGCGCCACTACTGTCTTCGGAAAGATCACCGGCAAGGCGCTT CCCGCCAACGTCATCTACGAGGACGAGGAG CGCCTCGCGTTCCATGATCTTTCGCCCCAAGCTCCGACGCTTTTCCTAGTCACGCCGGAGGAGCCAATTATCGGGTTATCTGACGCAGAAGGTTCTGGTGAATCT cttcttgGGCATTTCATGATTGTTGGCAAGAAGCGTGCTGCTCACCTGGGCCTGACCAATGGATTCCGGATGGTTGTGGATGAAGGGCCCGAGGGCGGGCAGTCTGTCTGTCACGTACATCTACATATTCTGGGTGGCCGTCAGTTGGGCTGGCCGCCTGGCTAA